One Lutra lutra chromosome 7, mLutLut1.2, whole genome shotgun sequence DNA window includes the following coding sequences:
- the HAUS2 gene encoding HAUS augmin-like complex subunit 2 isoform X4: protein MVHLLELAVTFIERLENHLETIKNIPHLDENLKKMSMALAKMDMLVTETEELAENILKWREQQKEVSSSIPKILAEENYLHKHDVVMPSLPFTSKVHAQTVNAK, encoded by the exons ATGGTACATTTGCTGGAATTGGCAGTAACTTTCATTGAAAGATTGGAAAACCATcttgaaacaattaaaaatatcccTCATTTAGatgaaaatctaaagaaaatg AGTATGGCTTTAGCAAAAATGGATATGTTGGTGACTGAGACAGAAGAACTGGCAGAGAATATACTCAAGTGGCGAGAACAACAAAAGGAAGTTTCCTCTTCTATCCCCAAAATACTAGCAGAAGAAAATTATCTTCATAAACATGATGTTGTAATGCCTTCTTTACCTTTTACTTCTAAAGTTCATGCCCAAACTGTTAATGCCAAGTGA